In Phlebotomus papatasi isolate M1 chromosome 1, Ppap_2.1, whole genome shotgun sequence, the following proteins share a genomic window:
- the LOC129798825 gene encoding zinc finger protein 330 homolog: protein MPKKKTGQRKKAEKQKLRQKEIRNKAVDIAEYPCNGVMECEKCQKKQKSRAFCYFCQSVQRLPVCAQCGKVKCMLKTGDCVVRHPGVFTTGLGMVGAICDFCEAWICHGRKCLQSHACSCPLQDAVCKECERGVWDHGGRIFKCSYCNGFLCEDDQFEHQASCQVLESENYKCQSCNRLGQYSCLRCKTCYCDEHVKRKGFKYEKNKPIPCPKCNYETSQTKDLSMSVRSHKFGRQNLPDDYDDYYSYGEGAASSGYSGYSMNNPDQESDDYTESDDEDYEDDDEDETSGSDEDEIDEEKNTETKK from the exons ATGCCGAAGAAGAAAACTGGACAGCGGAAGAAAGCGGAGAAACAGAAGCTGAGACAGAAGGAAATCCGCAACAAGGCTGTAGATATCGCTGAGTATCCTTGCAATGGCGTTATGGAATGTGAAAAGTGTCAAAA aaaacagaAGTCTCGTGCCTTCTGCTACTTCTGCCAGAGTGTCCAGCGTCTTCCGGTGTGTGCCCAATGTGGCAAGGTGAAATGCATGCTGAAGACGGGAGATTGCGTTGTTCGCCATCCGGGAGTCTTTACCACGGGACTGGGAATGGTTGGGGCTATTTGTGACTTTTGCGAAGCCTGGATTTGTCACGGGAGAAAGTGTCTTCAATCGCATGCCTGTTCATGTCCTCTTCAG GACGCTGTCTGCAAGGAATGCGAGAGAGGTGTTTGGGACCATGGTGGTAGGATCTTCAAGTGTTCATACTGCAACGGATTCCTCTGTGAGGATGATCAATTTGAGCATCAAGCTTCTTGTCAAGTTCTTGAATCTGAAAACTACAAGT GTCAATCGTGTAACCGTTTGGGTCAGTATTCATGCCTGCGTTGCAAAACCTGCTACTGCGATGAACACGTGAAACGGAAGGGCTTCAAGTATGAGAAGAATAAGCCCATTCCCTGTCCAAAGTGCAATTATGAGACATCTCAGACTAAGGATCTCAGCATGTCAG TGAGGAGTCACAAATTTGGACGGCAGAATCTTCCGGATGACTACGATGATTACTACTCGTACGGCGAAGGTGCTGCTTCCAGTGGCTACAGCGGCTACTCCATGAATAATCCAGATCAGGAATCTGATGACTACACTGAATCTGACGATGAGGATTACGAGGATGACGATGAAGATGAGACCTCAGGATCTGACGAAGATGAAATTGACGAAGAGAAAAACAccgaaacaaaaaaataa
- the LOC129798820 gene encoding uncharacterized protein LOC129798820 has translation MQNNNVKKETFQLLQYSDDSKSLSDLELTEIVVPRKRKVRRKTKSKGGYKQKQPPPPVPGGCKNLGLWIAIVTTWCWLLILSYIIAVVNTGNRQLDRQLQKVSATTQNVPQSLQEWHETSQYLEANQTAIVTKLQDVQQTLRNFTEEVAQLKAMVHKKAEIPDDNEKMSVLQTSIADFGAKIKDLSTAVEDLKDHMARIQQEVHNNTAFNQHLQEISLEKRVNDSLVNLNSSVPQQNGNIANITAMFTDKIAKMNDSLNAINNVLSQKTKSIEEDEMNQKKHIDRLYDSVSNTSSHVSSIEEDWSKFKQDVKDLEAAKETTDTRLGNLENSRDNLMRTIEKMRGESQTQNERFTKDIGMLQQHVQRLASAQDALKQNTALANSGPLQPSTPQVANTVASSNTSGSLNIEK, from the exons ATGCAGAATAACAATGTGAAGAAGGAAACATTTCAGTTACTCCAGTACTCAGATGACTCCAAGAGTCTGTCGGATCTTGAGTTGACTGAAATAGTTGTGCCAAGGAAACGGAAAGTCCGCAG GAAAACAAAGTCAAAGGGAGGCTACAAGCAGAAACAGCCACCACCGCCAGTTCCTGGTGGATGCAAAAATCTCGGTTTGTGGATTGCCATTGTGACAACATGGTGCTGGCTCCTGATTCTCTCCTACATCATTGCCGTGGTCAATACGGGCAATCGTCAGTTGGACAGGCAACTGCAGAAGGTGTCTGCAACAACACAGAATGTGCCCCAGTCTCTGCAGGAATGGCATGAGACATCTCAGTACTTAGAGGCCAATCAGACAGCCATAGTGACAAAATTGCAAGATGTCCAGCAAACTCTGAGGAATTTCACAGAAGAG GTGGCTCAGCTGAAGGCAATGGTGCACAAAAAGGCAGAAATTCCTGATGACAATGAGAAAATGTCTGTCCTTCAGACGAGTATTGCGGACTTTGGGGCAAAAATTAAGGATCTCTCCACAGCCGTTGAGGATCTCAAGGATCATATGGCGCGAATTCAGCAGGAAGTGCACAACAATACTGCCTTCAATCAGCATCTGCAG GAGATATCGCTGGAGAAGAGGGTGAACGATTCCCTAGTGAATCTGAATAGTTCAGTTCCACAGCAAAATggaaatattgcaaatattacAGCAATGTTCACGGATAAAATAGCCAAAATGAATGATAGTCTCAATGCTATCAATAATGTCCTGAGTCAGAAGACAAAGAGCATTGAGGAGGATGAGATGAATCAGAAGAAACACATTGACAGACTGTACGACAGTGTGTCCAATACATCGTCGCATGTTTCGTCAATTGAAGAGGATTGGTCCAAGTTTAAGCAGGATGTGAAAGATCTGGAAGCTGCCAAGGAAACCACGGACACGAGATTGGGAAATCTGGAGAATTCCAGGGACAATTTAATGAGAACCATTGAGAAGATGCGTGGAGAGTCACAAACGCAGAATGAGAGATTTACCAAAGATATTGGCATGCTTCAGCAGCACGTGCAGCGTCTTGCTTCAGCTCAGGATGCCCTT AAACAAAATACAGCTCTAGCAAATTCTGGACCACTGCAGCCATCCACACCACAAGTAGCTAACACAGTTGCCTCGTCAAATACAAGTGGCTCACTCAACATCGAAAAGTAG
- the LOC129798817 gene encoding 2-amino-3-ketobutyrate coenzyme A ligase, mitochondrial: MLFLAQRGSRIGLRNFASVAQNQLRDILKQQLKDIENAGTYKTERVITSAQKTSINVAGSDSPVLNFCANNYLGLSYNKDIISYSKKILEKYGGGASSVRFICGTQDIHKELENKISQFHQREDTILYASCFDANAGIFEVLLTPEDAVFSDELNHASIIDGLRLCKAKKERYLHRNMEDLENKLKASNGRIKLIVTDGVFSMDGNVAPLPEIFQLADKYNALVFLDECHATGFFGATGRGTEEFYEQMGRADIINSTLGKALGGASGGYTTGPKELIDLLRQKSRPYLFSNTLPPPVVGTAIKVMDILLQSSDLSQKIKRNTEHFRTGMAKAGFTVGGMDHPICPVMLGDAKLAGIFANEMLKKGIYVIGFSYPVVPKGKARIRVQISAAHSEKDIQRCIDAFRDVGKQLGVISK; this comes from the exons ATGCTGTTTCTAGCTCAAAGAG GAAGTCGCATTGGATTGAGAAATTTTGCATCAGTGGCTCAGAATCAACTCAGAGATATTCTGAAGCAGCAGCTGAAGGACATTGAGAATGCCGGCACGTACAAAACTGAAAGAGTAATCACGTCAGCTCAGAAAACTTCAATTAATGTAGCCGGAAGTGATAGTCCAGTTCTTAATTTCTGCGCCAACAACTATCTGGGATTGTCG TACAATAAGGACATAATATCCTACTCGAAAAAAATTCTCGAGAAATACGGTGGAGGTGCAAGTTCTGTACGATTCATTTGTGGTACTCAGGACATCCACAAAGAGCTCGAAAATAAGATCAGTCAGTTCCATCAGCGTGAAGATACAATCCTATATGCTTCCTGCTTTGATGCCAATGCTGGAATCTTTGAGGTTCTCTTGACACCTGAGGATGCTGTCTTTTCAGATGAACTCAATCATGCCTCAATCATCGACGGATTGAGACTCTGCAAAGCCAAGAAGGAGCGCTACTTGCACAGAAACATGGAGGATTTGGAGAACAAACTCAAGGCATCAAATGGAAGAATCAAATTAATCGTTACCGATGGAGTCTTTTCTATGGACGGGAATGTAGCTCCTCTCCCAGAAATCTTCCAACTAGCCGACAAGTACAACGCCCTTGTATTTCTTGACGAGTGTCATGCTACAGGATTCTTCGGAGCCACAGGAAG AGGCACTGAAGAGTTCTACGAACAAATGGGCAGAGCAGATATCATCAATTCCACTCTGGGAAAAGCTCTAGGAGGTGCCTCTGGAGGATATACAACCGGCCCAAAGGAATTAATTGATCTGCTGAGACAGAAATCTCGTCCCTATTTGTTCTCAAACACCCTCCCACCGCCAGTTGTGGGCACAGCCATCAAAGTCATGGATATTCTACTGCAATCCAGTGACTTGTCGCAGAAAATCAAACGAAATACCGAACACTTCCGCACAGGAATGGCCAAGGCAGGCTTTACAGTGGGCGGAATGGATCATCCCATTTGTCCAGTCATGCTGGGAGATGCCAAACTTGCTGGTATTTTTGCTAATGAGATGCTCA AAAAAGGAATCTATGTGATTGGCTTCAGTTATCCGGTGGTACCCAAAGGAAAGGCCCGTATTCGTGTTCAAATATCAGCTGCTCACTCTGAAAAGGACATTCAACGATGCATTGATGCTTTTAGGGATGTTGGTAAGCAATTGGGAGTGATTTCCaaatga
- the LOC129798811 gene encoding jerky protein homolog-like, with product MKRKHTSTKIHDKLKAIELVKNGERLADVAASYGVGKQTVLDWMNQEDRFKNYAAQCAENSLKMSIRSSYNPHMRKNAKGRQLHDVLFDGLHDGSGSSGWLKCKRDSDVEQMAIGEEATSSREMMLSTFYQQLQEVIERENIGCHQIYNADETRLNFRKLPNKTHAARIQRSAGGFNPSNERITILACANANGAHKIPLFLIGKSKHPRALKNVNPSGLPVKYEGQESACMTKTLFRRWFHEDFVPEVRRYLNEEGLPEKAILLLDNSQVHPDEDELVSDGIRVIFLPPDITSIIQPMEQNVLEMLKKKYRRIFLEFILGQIESDPNVMNAVKAVDILQTITWTAEAWSQVDSDTIARSWRGIFEMTINSDEPPNDEINADDVDMDHLIQLANGLPHIDPIIEEDISYWIQSDNYWESENATVDMERAVKSTKHIIPKQESHEPEKLQEQNVDEEISPEQALKALDVVLKYVRQQKESLPTIMTIHRLREEAAQSRGIVLK from the exons ATGAAGCGGAAGCACACGTCCACAAAGATTCATGATAAATTGAAAGCTATTGAGTTAGTGAAAAACGGAGAGAGACTTGCGGATGTGGCTGCATCCTACGGAGTTGGTAAACAGACTGTGCTGGACTGGATGAATCAAGAGGATCGCTTTAAGAACTATGCTGCACAATGTGCTGAGAATTCACTTAAAATGTCCATTAGGTCATCATACAATCCTCATATGAGGAAGAATG CCAAGGGACGACAGCTTCATGATGTTTTGTTTGATGGTCTTCACGACGGTTCCGGCAGTTCTGGGTGGCTTAAATGCAAAAGAGACTCCGATGTGGAACAGATGGCAATAGGTGAAGAGGCTACGTCTTCCAGGGAGATGATGTTGTCAACATTCTATCAACAACTCCAGGAAGTCATCGAAAGGGAAAATATTGGATGCCACCAAATCTACAATGCCGATGAGACTCGTCTGAATTTCAGGAAATTGCCAAATAAAACCCATGCAGCCCGAATCCAAAGAAGTGCAGGAGGATTTAATCCGAGTAACGAGAGAATAACAATTTTGGCTTGTGCGAACGCCAATGGAGCACATAAGATTCCACTATTTTTGATCGGAAAGTCCAAACATCCACGAGCGCTGAAGAATGTGAACCCATCGGGCTTGCCTGTGAAGTATGAAGGTCAGGAATCAGCGTGTATGACGAAAACTCTCTTTAGACGCTGGTTTCACGAAGATTTCGTCCCAGAAGTTAGAAGGTACCTGAATGAGGAAGGTCTTCCGGAAAAGGCTATTCTTCTCTTGGACAACTCTCAAGTGCATCCGGATGAGGATGAACTCGTGTCTGATGGCATTAGAGTAATCTTCTTGCCGCCAGACATTACCTCCATAATTCAGCCAATGGAACAAAATGTCCTGgaaatgttaaagaaaaaatatcgaaGGATTTTCCTTGAATTCATTCTAGGACAAATTGAGAGTGACCCAAACGTGATGAATGCCGTCAAGGCGGTGGATATCCTGCAGACAATTACATGGACTGCCGAAGCGTGGTCTCAAGTGGATTCAGATACCATTGCCAGAAGCTGGAGGGGGATTTTTGAAATGACCATCAACTCAGATGAACCGCCAAATGACGAAATTAATGCTGACGATGTGGACATGGACCACTTGATCCAACTGGCCAATGGTCTACCTCACATTGATCCCATCATTGAGGAAGATATTTCATACTGGATACAAAGTGATAATTATTGGGAAAGTGAGAATGCAACTGTTGACATGGAGAGGGCGGTGAAGAGTACGAAGCATATCATTCCCAAACAAGAGTCTCATGAACCCGAAAAACTTCAAGAGCAGAACGTTGATGAAGAAATTTCACCAGAACAGGCGCTCAAGGCATTGGATGTTGTCCTGAAATATGTACGACAGCAAAAAGAAAGCCTTCCAACAATTATGACCATTCATAGGCTGAGGGAGGAAGCAGCTCAAAGCAGGGGGATAGTTCTCAAATGA
- the LOC129798826 gene encoding mitochondrial potassium channel-like isoform X2 has product MPVVFRVFRHSLMGYIRIVRHWDTPLYATTVIKSSKSVRAFGTQIRKALPGKSHPEKSQSNVATWLQNRYKELIGTYEELSGVKEVRIAQEDVVKIQEKLQQTQEKRREILLKLLAIRNNVQRLNNDIHAVEKSNPHYLELVRQQIELIQNEREAKEYFDLMDTSERDLFTHLTSAVRTSHEKERSQAENSKYFSMILTMIGAVLGILGTTLSYHFRNRQYKNISEQDLQKLLEKSVESTLQRKEKKESWTNYFYRHGSNIYRFFVPKS; this is encoded by the exons ATGCCAGTTGTATTTAGAGTATTTAGGCATTCATTGATGGGATATATTAGAATTGTGAGACATTGGGATACTCCTTTGTACGCAACTACTGTGATAAAATCATCCAAAAGTGTTCGTGCTTTTGGAACACAAATTCGTAAAGCTCTGCCGGGGAAGTCCCATCCGGAAAAGTCCCAGTCAAATGTAGCCACATGGCTTCAAAATCGTTACAAAGAACTCATAGGAACGTATGAAGAGTTGTCAGGAGTGAAAGAAGTGAGGATTGCACAAGAGGATGTCGTCAAAATTCAA GAAAAACTCCAGCAGACCCAGGAGAAAAGACGAGAGATTCTTCTGAAACTTCTTGCCATTCGCAACAATGTTCAGAGGCTCAATAACGATATCCATGCCGTGGAAAAAAGTAATCCACATTATTTGGAATTGGTCAGGCAGCAAATTGAG ctAATACAGAATGAGCGTGAAGCTAAAGAATATTTCGATCTCATGGATACAAGTGAGAGAGATTTATTCACTCATCTGACATCTGCTGTAAGAACATCGCATGAAAAGGAGAGATCTCAGGCTGAAAATTCCAAGTACTTCTCAATGATCCTCACAATGATTGGAGCTGTTCTGGGTATCCTGGGCACTACACTGAGTTATCATTTTAGAAATCGCCAATACAAGAATATCAGTGAACAAG ATTTGCAGAAATTACTTGAGAAGAGCGTTGAGTCGACGCTTCAGCGCAAGGAGAAGAAGGAATCCTGGACAAACTATTTCTACAGGCATGGGAGCAACATTTATAGGTTTTTTGTACCCAAAAGTTAA
- the LOC129798826 gene encoding mitochondrial potassium channel-like isoform X1 has protein sequence MPVVFRVFRHSLMGYIRIVRHWDTPLYATTVIKSSKSVRAFGTQIRKALPGKSHPEKSQSNVATWLQNRYKELIGTYEELSGVKEVRIAQEDVVKIQEKLQQTQEKRREILLKLLAIRNNVQRLNNDIHAVEKSNPHYLELVRQQIELIQNEREAKEYFDLMDTSERDLFTHLTSAVRTSHEKERSQAENSKYFSMILTMIGAVLGILGTTLSYHFRNRQYKNISEQGEKIEQQLQDLRLELKRDFIDLQKLLEKSVESTLQRKEKKESWTNYFYRHGSNIYRFFVPKS, from the exons ATGCCAGTTGTATTTAGAGTATTTAGGCATTCATTGATGGGATATATTAGAATTGTGAGACATTGGGATACTCCTTTGTACGCAACTACTGTGATAAAATCATCCAAAAGTGTTCGTGCTTTTGGAACACAAATTCGTAAAGCTCTGCCGGGGAAGTCCCATCCGGAAAAGTCCCAGTCAAATGTAGCCACATGGCTTCAAAATCGTTACAAAGAACTCATAGGAACGTATGAAGAGTTGTCAGGAGTGAAAGAAGTGAGGATTGCACAAGAGGATGTCGTCAAAATTCAA GAAAAACTCCAGCAGACCCAGGAGAAAAGACGAGAGATTCTTCTGAAACTTCTTGCCATTCGCAACAATGTTCAGAGGCTCAATAACGATATCCATGCCGTGGAAAAAAGTAATCCACATTATTTGGAATTGGTCAGGCAGCAAATTGAG ctAATACAGAATGAGCGTGAAGCTAAAGAATATTTCGATCTCATGGATACAAGTGAGAGAGATTTATTCACTCATCTGACATCTGCTGTAAGAACATCGCATGAAAAGGAGAGATCTCAGGCTGAAAATTCCAAGTACTTCTCAATGATCCTCACAATGATTGGAGCTGTTCTGGGTATCCTGGGCACTACACTGAGTTATCATTTTAGAAATCGCCAATACAAGAATATCAGTGAACAAGGTGAGAAAATTGAACAGCAACTGCAAGACCTCAGACTGGAACTTAAGAGGGACTTTATAGATTTGCAGAAATTACTTGAGAAGAGCGTTGAGTCGACGCTTCAGCGCAAGGAGAAGAAGGAATCCTGGACAAACTATTTCTACAGGCATGGGAGCAACATTTATAGGTTTTTTGTACCCAAAAGTTAA